DNA sequence from the Cucurbita pepo subsp. pepo cultivar mu-cu-16 chromosome LG06, ASM280686v2, whole genome shotgun sequence genome:
AAGAATACTCCGGGAACACTTATCATCTCATAACGAAAAATTGCAACCATTTTTGCAATGATGTATGCTTAAGGTTGGTAGGGAAACCAATCCCTAGCTGGGTTAACCGTCTTGCTCGACTTGGTAAGATCGTCGATTATACTCCCAGCTGactgttttcttttccataaTCCTGCTTGTTCTTGCTGTGACATAGAATCCTAGTTTACAAACAAACTTGTGTTTCTATGCCTGATGTTATGTAACTTTTGTCTTCCCCTGCATAATTAGGAGCACGACATGACTCGTGAGACGTTAATCATCTAAATGATAATGTTACGAGCGCTTCATTTATTCCCTCTGAGATTGGAACTTGCAACAATTTGTGATGTTATTTCGATACGTTTTTCAGGTCTTTTCTGCAACTGCGTTCTTCCAGCGAGTTTGCACGAAGCGAAGGTTCGGCAAGTACGCCCAGGAGATAAGCTCAACAACAATGGtgcaaagaagaaattgaaaagcCAACCAAGTAGGTATAATGATAAACCTTCTTCTGTTTCCAATCCTCCAACTTCAACCGTCAAAGTAAGTAGACAAAAACGATGTATCCCGCCATCGTCAACGGTGATTCATTCTTCTCCGTCCACAACCCAAGCTGTAAAGCTGTAATAGTGACTGTTTTATAAGCCATTTAAGAGCTTAATTAACAGAAGACAGGCAAAATAACATGATTTTTTTGCCTTTCCACTGGTCTTCTGCTTCTACTAATCCCATAGAAAGAAAGCAAAGTTGTGGTGGAGCAGTTTTGTGTTGAAATGCAGTGTATGTTTGTGCAGTTTGATTGAGATTTTATCATTGAAATGGTTtatagattgaaaaaaaatggtgttCTTGGGAAGTTGCAGAAGGATGTAAAGAAGAAGGATTGTATGGAAAGATGTCAACTCAAGTGGAGATGGCATTAATGGAAGTGGGTATGGTGGGGATTGGCTGGTGGAGCCTCCCTCCTCCTCCATTCACTTCTTATGGACCCAAAGTCTTCTCTCAAATATGTATACATCTTTCAATGTCGGTGGTAAAAACCAAGCTGAAATGACACCCTTCCTCTTTTCCACCTCTCGTCCTATTCGGTTTGGCTCGAGATTTACGAAGCTTATGGGTTTGAAAGGTCGAAGGTGCCTTATCGATATTTGAATTGTTCAGAAGTATtgtgtaacagttcaagcctacttctagcagatattgtccgttttcgcccgttacgtattgccatcagactcatgattttaaaacgcgtctgttaggaaatggtttccacacctttataatgaatgtttcgttctcttcttcaaccaatgtaTGATCTCACATATTGATTATAGAAATTGGTGTTTGTGTCGTTTGTATGAAGTGTACGAGTTCTTAATTTGTGTTATCCATCGTTAGGATAtgtgatatttatattataaccTAACTCGGAGTTGCAATTGTGGCTGTTCATCTATAACACAACCCGATATTAGGTAAGACTAGAAGTAGAAGAATAAAGTTGTTTTTATAGTTGAACTTCCTATCGTTCGATTATTCAAATCTAACCTAACTAAGAGACACAATTGTGGCCATCAAGGTATTAAGTGATGTTAGGTAAATGtagaagtagaagaaaataCTTTTGTTTAGGGCCAACCTTTTCAAATGTGAACTTACATCGTCAAATATTGGTaggaatttaatatatatatatatacacacgaCACAATCGAGAAAGTCTTATTTGTGTGATTGAAAATGGTtgtcaaattaaaattgacgACTAAATTTATCCgatactttaaattaaaatttatttgtacGTCCATGAATGGAATTTTCTAGGGTTTTAAATCGGTTGGTTTTCGGTCCATTTTGGTCGTTCTCGTTTTTCAACTATTATATTagattaattatatttgatgtttcatATTGAACCAACTACAATATAATTCAACtagtttcaaattaatatatatatcacaatCGCAACTTCTCCCAAGAGCCGTTGTTGCTCCTCTCTTACTTGCGATcgtgaatttatttatttattagataaaaagatttaaaaactttagaaagggagataataataataataataataataatttatattctaataattACAGAAATTAGTAACgaagagaaatgaaatgaaattataaaacttttaatttcgcCCCCATTTTGTGGTGTGGGGTTAAATTTCATCATTTCCCAAAAGAATTCTCCACAtcctcatcatcttcttcttcactgtTCCCAACGGACGGAGCTTTAATGGCGTCCATCCTTTTTCAGCTTCAGTTACATTACCCATTTTACCCCTGTCCCCCTTTCAAACGGGAAGACGACACAGACCCATCTCCCAATTTCTCCTCTGCTCTCAAACCAGATAATCGATAATGGACGATTGTGACGTTTTATCTAACAGATTAGAAATTGGGTTCTCAATTTCATCTTCTCCAAGCGTAAATCAGTAGACAAAATCCCGACGGAGCTCCGATTACATCGCTATCTTCGCCGTTAGCCCATTCCATCACCGATGAACTAGCTCCGGCGGATGATCCGACCGACGACGTCGACGCCGATACCGACACCGATGACGACGACAAGCTACTTCTCATCCTCCTCCACTCCAATTCGTTCAATCCCAGGTTTAGATTCTGCTGTCGCGCCGCCGGATTGCTCTGTTCTTCCGCTTCGAATCGGAACATAAACACCGcatttcctctgttttctttctccGATTCGAAAATCCAGCTGTAAACATCCCAATACACATCCACCGGAATCCCTTCCACTTCGATTCTTTCGTTTCCCCTAAATTTCCATTTCAGCCGTTTGATTTCCAAAACCATTTTCCGGTCAACACTGAACGACAGCCCTAATTCGTCGTCGTTTCCTTCGAATAAGCCGCAGTCTATTTCGATTTCTCGGATTTGACCGCCGAATTTCGCCTTCGTAGTGTAGATTTTGTTCGCAATCACATGTTCCCTTTtgagaattagggtttgggGGATTTCGGATTTCGCCGCTCTGGTTTTCGCAGAGGCTTCTTTGATCATATCGCCGACGAGAAGCGTCATTTCTCCTTCCACAACCACCGCGATGAAGAATCCGGAATAGGGTTCCGGCGACGACGAGAAACGTGCTCGCCGGAGATCCCAAAAGACATGGATACAATCTGAAAGCTTCTCACAGCCGTGTTTCTTCCATGGATTCAAAGCTCTGATAAGGAGACGAAaagagattgaagaagaagaagaagaagaagaaggatttgGAGGTGAATCAAAGGGATTAAGGTTTCGGTGAAAGTTAAGGAGAAGGGAGTGAGAGAAGAGGGATTGAGACCATGAGAGGGTAAAGAGAGCGAAATTAGTGTGGTAAATGCAGGTGGTGAGATTGGGGAAGCCAGAATCTGGCGGCGGAGAGTGGCGGCGATTGGCGGATGATGGGCGGAAGCAGGCGGAGAAGACGGCGGACATTGGAGGGGGAAATTGAGAACTGAAATTTGCAGAGATTTGGAAACGAAATCCCCTTCCAATATGACTCGCCTTATTAGACCATGGCCTCCGATGGACATTTTAAActtagttattttatttttattattattattattattattattataaagttgataatttataaatttaaaattaaaatgatataaaaccttattaatgtaacatattacattttttttttttatataggaATAAAACTAAGGAAGTCAAGGAAGGGAAAAGGCATAGAATAATAGAAATTGGATTCCTATTGGAAAAGGCCTTAAAAGAAACCAACAATAAACGCGTAAGAACATAtcctataatatatataaataatgctcGTTTCCAAGAAAATCATGATCCCATCTCGATCAGTTTTGCAACCCATGTCACGATGTCTGTATATCCTCTAGTAATTGTGttagatcccatatcgattggacggaaaacgaaacattccttataagagtgtgaaaaactctccctaaTACGGGTTTTAAGATCGTGAGATTGATGGTAATATGTaacatctgctagcagtggagtTGGGTTATTAAAAATTGTACTAGAGCTCGAGAcagagcggtgtgccaacgaggacactggcgTCTAGGTCGGATGGAAAGGAGTGAGTGTTATAATGGGCTTCTAAGCTcgtatttattaattataaatttaatttatattttttgaatctcTTCGTgctaaaatatcttaatctcTACAAATTAACGACATTTaaaccttaattttatttggttaCCCACTTGATTTAGTTTAATCTATTGTCTGTCATAATCTACCAACTTAGTCAAAATTTATACAATATGATATACATTTCACATGTCATGTTAAAACATTAtagtaatattattaattaaaataattgactAACAATATAGTTTAATGTTGAATGATGCAATACATAAAAGTTCAGGGACTATAccttatattcaaaattaattaattaattaactatataatataacaCGAAAATccatatcaaattttcaaagagcaataaaacatataattgTAGCATTGTAGCAGTAACAGCTCAAGcacactactagtagatattgtttatttGACACTTTACGtacacggttttaaaacacgtattttagggagaggtttccgcacatataatgaatgtttcgttcccgtttcaaaccaatgtgagatctcacaatccatccctttttTGGGGCCAACGTCGTTATTGGTACTCCGCTCGATGTcagactttgataccatttgtaacggcccaaacctagttagtagatattgtccgctttgacttattatttatctgtgcttttttttaaaatgtatttatagctCAACACTTATGTCATGTCAACACGGAAATTTAATGTTTTGCATTCAGTCAATCACATTCATACGTCATGTCacataaaattcattaaatgatttttactatttaaagtttttttaatatattaaaatagaaaattctttgtatttattaaaactttaaaattaattatcatatGCATAAAAACTAGAtgtatgaataaaaaattttaagacaTAAATTAGATgttcataataatattattttcttttgttgtatttaaaaaattataattataatgaaaagaattttgtaaaagaaaataaaaaggaaaaaataaaataaaataattagtggGCTTGGCCCTAACCTTTGGGCCATGAGTTTTTAAAGGTGGGcccaatttctttttaactttgaagGCCCATTTACTGAAAGTAAACATCTGGCTGGGCTGCCCGCGGGCAAGTCTCGATTACCCTTCTCAGTAGAGCGTATAAAGCTTGTTCGCTGCTAATAGGGTTTTTATAATCCCGCCATCTGCTTCCAAGCTCGCCGCCGATTGTCGGAACTCGAAAATGGTACGTGTTGTTATTCGACTCTCTAAATGTTTTTCCGTTTTAACTTGGATGATTGAAATTGTGTGtctgtaatttgattttctcttctcttctcttccaaTTCGCAGCCGTCTCACAAGACTTTCAGAATCAAGAAGAAGCTCGCGAAGAAGATGAGGCAGAACAGGCCAATCCCGCACTGGATCCGCCTGAGAACCGACAACACGATCAGGTATTAAacctaatttatttgaatctgCTTAATTTCATTCTAATCTCTCTCCATTTCTACTTTCGATCGGATTACAGGTACAATGCGAAGCGCAGGCACTGGCGTCGCACCAAGCTAGGGTTCTGAGGTGCTTTCgatttaattttcaatgttCATTTACCTTGACTTTTTTAAGATTGAGAACTTGAATTTTCGTACAATTTTTGTAGTTGAGCAACTGAAATCTAGTTCATctgatatttttgtttaatcatCACTACACTCAAGTTTGAAGTGCTTTCGAATGGAGTGAATTTACTGTCGATGGTTGTCTGTGGTATAAACCTTAATGGCATTTGCTTGCTCCTGTTCTCCAAGGATTTAAACGTGATCGATAGGCATTCTTTGGGAAACTGATCGAAGTCTAGAGATTCTTGAAAACTATTCAAATCAACAAATAACCATTTTCCACTTCCTAGCAACGTTATAATTATGTTAGGATTTAGCTTTGTACTCGTTTTATCGATTAATCTGATAAATCTGAGTAGTTTGGGTTGAACCAATTCATAAAACTCTGAGGCTAAAATATACTTAGAATTCATACTGGCCTTCATTTACAGTGAAAGATAGTATAGAAGATCCAACTAGCTTATCGAGACTTTGTCAATGGTTCGAAGAGAAAATTCTTTGAGATTCCGTTCTGTAGAATACTTGTTACTATCATTTTGACCTTGAACAAGAACCGATCTATATTTTCTAATGTTCTACATCTGTGTCATTGAATTCTGAAGCACTTGCAACTTTAGTTGATCTAAACAGAATAGTCTTCGTCTAGAAAGTCGGTAGAGGTAGAGAACTTGGTCGATGGTTCCGGAAAGAACTTTAGTTGATCATTTCGACTTTGTTGATGGTTCCGGAGAGAATTCTTTGAGATTCCCTTCTGTAGAATACTTGTTAATATCATTCGACCTTGAACAAGAACCGATCTTATATATTCTAAGGTTCTACATCTGTGTCATTGAATTCTGAAGCACTTACAACTTTAGTTGATCTAAACAGACTAGTCTTCGTCTAGAAAGTCGGTAGAGGTAGTTTACTTGATGGTGGAAGACGCCAGACGACATGGTTGAGTAGACTAATCACCCATTTATCTTACTAATCACTGCATATTAACCAAACCTCTTCTTTGTCTAGACTGCGTTTGTTAGGAGGTCTGTTAGGTATGGCTATCTGCTTAGAACCATTTCGAGCTCGCAGATGAACCTTCTTTGAGGGAATTTCCATGGAGTGTAAAGCAAACAATGAAGGCTTCAATAGTATGGTAGAGAAtagtttggtttggttgtCGAGAGGAGGGAGTTTAAAGTACACGAAGAATTCGTCTCTGTTTCAACTAAGGAGATGATTTGGATTTGCAGTGTGGAAGGAAGGTCCTATTTCCGgcttgaatttaaaattataaagataaCATTAGAATTtgggtttatttatttagtcagttattttgaataaatttatacatagaattaattatttagaattaatttgCAAATGCTCTTTTGGGCCTAGTggagtttaaattaattaattcatgaTCAGAAGTGAAATTCAgggtaaaaatataatatttttaaacttaaaaaccatgtgataaaatttgaaaatatctcACATTTTCCACTTGGGAAAGGAAAATTCagtttacaaattttaatcattaaaattaaataaaaaaaaaaaaaacaaaaaaaaacggaTAAGAATAGTGGAGACttcataaaatagaataatatatCATACCCTTTGTCAAATATTGTCTACatctatatattaaaattaaagacaaaaagcaaaaaaaatcataaatgcATCGTAAtggttttatggaattttaatTGAGCAATAAAGTGAGTTGAATTAAGTACGACAATATTAGTTGCTGCCAATATTGATATTCTCATAAATGTTGCGGTTCGATCCCCGTGACCACCAAAATGAATATACTTAGATGACggaataataatataatatagttttatgtttacatttaatttttttagtttaaaaaactgtatattataaaaataaatttacgaTATTATTAATTCGCTTGGGTCTTGCGTGTAAGAAGGGAGATATTTTTTGACcgtaaattaatttgaatgaaatttgggGATGGTATTGAAATTACGAGGTATTTTAGGTGTTTTTTTCCCCAATTGTTAGGCCCATCTTTAAATGGGAAGTGGTCATTGGCTAATTAATTCTTCAATACCACAACCTGACATGCGTTTCATCCTACTCACAACGTGGCAGTCTATGATTGGAGGACTTTGGTGATTGGGCAACACGTTGGTTAAGTGGAGGACTACGGTAAGGATGCTACCCAATTTCGTtcttatactaaaaaaatctataattaatcaaattaaatatttaatttctacactactttcaaaatcaattttggaATGTTATTTTCAATCCATTTTgtcctattttaattttgtaaagtATGACTCAAtcaattttattggatttaccttttttttttataagattttaagattattaataAGTTGATTCTATTATACCGTGAATTGTATCCAATGGGTTGAGAAAAAATCGAGTGTAATAGGGTACTAGAGTTGTGAGCACGAGAATTTCTCTCAAGCCCCTACTCATATGCCCAATCAAGTGACGTACATTGACTTGAAAGGATCACATATTTGATCTAACCTTGATTTGGACACTAAATGTGGACCTGATCAATGCACATAATTGACCTTTACTGATGCAGAGAATTGACCTTTACTAGACatcaaatattacaatttattaTGTGCATAAAAATTACTCGAGATAaataaacacacaaaaaaaattgaaatttaattttgtgatcaattaaaaaataatttaaaatttagagagaaattagaaataagaaaacgttttaaaatattagaaaaagcaaataaaactaatttcaaatctcgagaagaaaacaataaccaaattaaattggaatcttaaattaaaaaaattggaaacaGAAATGGGAGCTGTCACTCGTATGGCCCACATATCCAAGacttaattgaaattaaaaaaaaaaaaaagaaaaaaaaaaggaaaaagaaagctGACAAAGGAAGTGGAACAAGGAACCTGAAGAAGCACCACCTATAAACCCcacttctctctccctctctctgtCTAATCTTAATTCCCAATATTTATACTCTCCTTTACTCTCTCCGCCaccctctctccctctctctctctctctatcaaTCTTTTCaccccatctctctctctctctccattcaTCTCTTTTGATTCCTTTTTCTCCCCTGTTTCCCCTTTTCTCTGCAGCGATGATGGTGGAGGACGAATGGCTTACGGCCGCCATGGCCGAGGACAGCGTGGTGGCTGACTTATTGGTGCGGTTGAAGCAGTCGCAGGCTGCGTCGCCTTCCAAATCTCCTCGTCCCATGAAGCTGCCGTTTAATTGGGGGGTTAGGCAACCGAGGTCCAGGACGGCGGCAGCCATGGCTGCGGTGGTTGTGAGATGTGGCGATGTTGTCTTGCAGAGGAATAATAAGGATGTTGACTCCACCAGATGCAGTCCTACGACGCCGCTTTCCTGGAGCGGCGGTGCTTCTCCTTCCGCTACGCTTGATGGTTATGAAGCGTCTAGCCGTCACGCTACTCTCTTGCACGTTGCTTCCAGATTTAAGGttctcgactctttctctCCTCTCGTCTCATTCTCTGTTTCGTCTGTTTCGGATTTTTGTAGTTTCGTCTCTTATATTGGCTGTGTgtccgtttttttttctccgcGATTTCTCAAATCTTAACGCCGGCGTTCTTAATTGCGTTTTTTCTCGGCGGTGGTGTCGGCTGCGGATTTCAGGCGGTCGGTGGCACCGTGGATTCTCAGATAGAACATTCTTATCTCGAGAAGCCTCGTATATTGAATCGTCACCATTTCTCCATTTGTTTTTCCAAGAATCTGATTCCGTATCGTGAAATCTCTTCCGATGTTCTCATTTCTTCATCCGCTTAGCGAAACAGAGTTCCTCTCTCAGAAGTCAGAACTCACACAACCGCAAATCTCTCAATTCCATAACCGCTCTGTACTTCACCAAACAGTTTCATCTTCTCTCCGTCAATGGCGGACAATCCTAACAAATCACCGACGAGAAACTGCTCTTTAATTCATCAAATCCCCGGTATACTCCTAGattctccaaaattttcaCGTTCACTGTTAGAGAATGAACACTGGTTGAAAATACTTCGCGTTTTCTTCTCGCCTCTTTTCACCTCGTCTACGATTCCAAATCCCTTACTTCTCCAAATTGACCAAAACGCCCTTCAAATCCCTCGCTAGATTCCAACGCTTTCCAAATCGTACCGCCGAGTCGCTGTTTCGTCACGCACGAGATTTTTCCAACACAAACTCTCTTCCATCGCCGTCGGTTTACCTCGAAACTTTCCTACGGCCATTTTCCTCTCATTTCCCCCTCTTTTTGACGCGTAAATCGCGAGGGTATTCCGGTCACATGCAAAAATTCAGAGCCGGTCTGGTCGAACCGGGGCCCTGATACGACCATCGACGATGCTACAAAGTGAGGGCCCAATTCGGATCAGGTCGCAAGAGATAGGTCTGCGTTAGGTTTGATGCAGACTTGGAGTAATTATCAGGTGTGGCGATGGTACATGGTTGGTTCCTGTGTTTGCTTTctgaaatattttcaataaataaataaataaatgaagaattgcCTGCAAGTCGTTGGGCTgagaagaggaaaaggaagatccACGTGACCATAACAGGAAATCGTTTGGGTGTGGTCACGGTCACATTCTTAAAGTGACCACGTGGACGTCATGACGTGGCGGCCCTGTTACTGTTCAAAATTTGTTGCTATTTTGCTTATCATGTAATCCTGATTCATTCTTGTTCATGTTCTGTTTCACCCTATTGATTCTTATTAATATGTTTTGGGATTAGTTTTTCAGGGTGCTGTTGCTAATGAGTCGCCGGCGTGTACCACTACAAAGAGATTGAGACGAAAGAAGGTAATTCTTgtagggaaaagaaaatcaatcatGCATTTGTTTATTGCTGACTTTAATTCAGTTGTTGGCTTGCCTTGTTCTTGAAGAATGAATGCCTTgttcttgaagaatgtattctcttctttgtttgtATTCCAGACATTT
Encoded proteins:
- the LOC111796543 gene encoding deSI-like protein At4g17486, translated to MFCKITLMSKKKKSGTVPVYLNVYDLTPINGYAYWLGLGVYHSGVQVHGVEYAFGAHERATSGIFEVEPRQCPGFTFRKSICIGRTNLDQKDVRSFMEKVAEEYSGNTYHLITKNCNHFCNDVCLRLVGKPIPSWVNRLARLGLFCNCVLPASLHEAKVRQVRPGDKLNNNGAKKKLKSQPSRYNDKPSSVSNPPTSTVKVSRQKRCIPPSSTVIHSSPSTTQAVKL
- the LOC111797294 gene encoding 60S ribosomal protein L39; the protein is MPSHKTFRIKKKLAKKMRQNRPIPHWIRLRTDNTIRYNAKRRHWRRTKLGF
- the LOC111797382 gene encoding uncharacterized protein LOC111797382, with amino-acid sequence MSAVFSACFRPSSANRRHSPPPDSGFPNLTTCIYHTNFALFTLSWSQSLFSHSLLLNFHRNLNPFDSPPNPSSSSSSSSISFRLLIRALNPWKKHGCEKLSDCIHVFWDLRRARFSSSPEPYSGFFIAVVVEGEMTLLVGDMIKEASAKTRAAKSEIPQTLILKREHVIANKIYTTKAKFGGQIREIEIDCGLFEGNDDELGLSFSVDRKMVLEIKRLKWKFRGNERIEVEGIPVDVYWDVYSWIFESEKENRGNAVFMFRFEAEEQSNPAARQQNLNLGLNELEWRRMRSSLSSSSVSVSASTSSVGSSAGASSSVMEWANGEDSDVIGAPSGFCLLIYAWRR
- the LOC111797733 gene encoding uncharacterized protein LOC111797733 — protein: MMVEDEWLTAAMAEDSVVADLLVRLKQSQAASPSKSPRPMKLPFNWGVRQPRSRTAAAMAAVVVRCGDVVLQRNNKDVDSTRCSPTTPLSWSGGASPSATLDGYEASSRHATLLHVASRFKGAVANESPACTTTKRLRRKKTFAELKEEENTLLKEKLHLKMELATLQASFEEQRAKNESLKKMKVDLNLKYPEKFSTNSNMMHEESSSTLTHQRESSNNIETSHPTLPFTGSGSSEAQSQKKSKSTEEDSVFLLPDLNMTPSEDY